A region from the Clostridium beijerinckii genome encodes:
- a CDS encoding DUF1015 domain-containing protein, translated as MAIVKAFNGIRPVAELASKIAALPYDVMNSDEAREMVAGNPHSFLHVDRPEIDLDPSINIHDPKVYEKARENLDRMITDGEYIQDYEPCLYIYRQIMNGRAQTGIVFCASIDDYINNVIKKHEFTRADKEEDRINHVDYCDANTGPIFLTYKEDQIASEIIDAWIENESKRTPIYNFVSEDGISHIVWIIDNDIIISELIDLFKEIDYLYIADGHHRSASAVKVGLKRRAENPDYTGEEEFNYFLAVAFPDNDLMVMDYNRVVKDLNGLTKTELIEKLEEKFNVTESITEGPVKPAKKHTFGMYVESKWYILEAKDGIYNPEDPIDSLDVAILQNNVLTPILGIEDVRTSERIDFIGGIRGLKELERRANKDMKIAFSMYPTEVSDIMSVADIGEVMPPKSTWFEPKLRSGLFVHKLK; from the coding sequence ATGGCGATAGTTAAAGCTTTTAATGGAATAAGACCAGTTGCGGAATTAGCTTCAAAAATAGCAGCTTTACCTTATGATGTAATGAATAGCGATGAAGCAAGAGAAATGGTAGCTGGAAATCCACACTCATTTCTTCATGTTGATAGACCTGAAATAGATTTGGATCCATCAATAAACATACATGATCCAAAGGTGTATGAAAAGGCTAGAGAAAATCTTGATAGAATGATAACAGATGGAGAATATATTCAAGATTATGAGCCGTGCTTGTACATATATAGACAAATAATGAATGGAAGAGCTCAAACAGGAATAGTATTCTGTGCTTCCATTGATGATTATATAAATAATGTAATAAAAAAACATGAATTCACCAGAGCAGATAAAGAAGAAGATAGAATTAATCATGTTGATTATTGTGATGCAAATACAGGTCCCATTTTCTTAACGTATAAGGAAGATCAAATTGCATCGGAAATAATAGACGCTTGGATTGAAAATGAAAGCAAGAGAACGCCTATATATAATTTTGTGTCTGAAGATGGAATAAGTCATATTGTTTGGATAATTGATAATGATATTATCATAAGCGAATTAATTGATTTATTTAAGGAAATTGATTATTTATATATTGCAGATGGGCATCATAGATCAGCATCTGCCGTAAAGGTTGGGCTTAAGAGAAGAGCCGAAAATCCAGATTATACTGGTGAAGAAGAATTTAATTATTTCTTAGCAGTTGCATTCCCGGATAATGATTTGATGGTTATGGATTACAACAGAGTAGTAAAAGATTTAAATGGGTTAACTAAAACTGAATTAATAGAAAAACTTGAAGAAAAGTTTAATGTAACAGAATCAATTACTGAAGGACCAGTAAAACCAGCTAAAAAGCATACGTTTGGAATGTATGTAGAAAGTAAATGGTATATATTAGAAGCTAAAGATGGTATTTACAATCCTGAAGATCCAATAGATAGTCTTGATGTTGCAATACTTCAGAACAACGTTTTGACACCTATATTAGGAATTGAAGATGTAAGAACATCAGAAAGAATAGATTTCATTGGTGGAATTAGAGGCCTTAAAGAGCTTGAAAGAAGAGCAAATAAAGATATGAAGATAGCATTCTCGATGTATCCAACAGAAGTTAGTGATATAATGAGTGTTGCAGATATCGGAGAAGTAATGCCACCAAAATCAACATGGTTTGAACCTAAATTAAGAAGTGGATTATTTGTTCATAAGTTAAAATAA
- a CDS encoding 3-phosphoglycerate dehydrogenase — translation MIRVLTNDGLESASIEALKALGAEVINEHFEQDVLGEKLKDFDAIVIRSATTLTSDVFKAEEGGKLKLAIRAGVGIDNIDIPAGESIGVTVRNTPSASSDSVAELALGHMFALARFIAISNYTMRNGEWNKKKYQGTEIAGKTLGIIGMGRIGQSLAKKATALGMTVIYYTIEGKHDDLDYDFVSLEEVLKTSDFISLHVPYDKVAGSLIGKKELELMKNTAYLINCARGKVVDEAALIEALDNGEIAGAGIDVFEQEPTKNETLINHAKVSVTPHIGAATEEAQTRIGEEVVSVIKEFFNI, via the coding sequence ATGATTAGAGTATTAACAAACGATGGATTAGAAAGTGCATCAATTGAAGCCTTAAAGGCATTAGGTGCAGAGGTTATTAATGAACATTTTGAACAAGACGTATTAGGAGAGAAATTAAAAGATTTCGATGCAATAGTTATTAGATCAGCTACAACGCTTACTTCTGATGTATTTAAAGCAGAAGAAGGTGGAAAATTAAAATTAGCTATTAGAGCTGGGGTTGGAATAGATAATATAGATATACCTGCTGGGGAAAGTATTGGGGTAACTGTAAGAAATACACCTTCAGCTAGTTCAGATTCAGTCGCAGAGCTTGCACTTGGTCATATGTTTGCATTAGCAAGATTTATTGCTATATCTAACTACACTATGAGAAATGGTGAATGGAATAAAAAGAAATACCAAGGAACTGAAATTGCAGGTAAAACACTTGGAATCATTGGAATGGGAAGAATAGGTCAATCTTTAGCTAAGAAAGCTACTGCTTTAGGTATGACTGTTATATATTATACAATAGAAGGAAAACATGATGATTTAGATTATGACTTTGTATCATTAGAAGAAGTATTAAAGACTTCGGACTTTATTTCACTTCATGTACCATATGACAAAGTAGCAGGTTCATTAATTGGAAAGAAAGAATTAGAATTAATGAAGAATACAGCATACCTTATTAACTGCGCTAGAGGTAAAGTTGTTGATGAAGCAGCATTAATTGAAGCACTTGATAATGGAGAAATTGCTGGAGCAGGTATTGATGTATTTGAACAAGAACCAACTAAGAATGAAACATTAATTAACCACGCAAAAGTTAGCGTTACACCACATATTGGAGCTGCAACTGAAGAAGCTCAAACAAGAATTGGTGAAGAAGTAGTTTCAGTAATTAAGGAATTCTTTAATATATAA
- a CDS encoding peptide ABC transporter substrate-binding protein codes for MKTSKAKKICAIALAATLGMSILTGCGSKSDDKAGSASKQEITYNLGADPRTLDPALNTDTTGTTVLVNAFTGLCELDENEKATKGDAESWEVSADGLTYTFKLRKDLKWSNGDPLKASDYEYEWKRLLNPETASEYSYQLLYLKGAEAYNTGKGSADAVGVKATDDTTLVVTLEAPTPYFLELTSQPFYYPVNQKVVESNKDWATDAKTLVSNGPFKITDYKMKDQVVLEKNENYYDKDSVKLDKLTMKLVAEETSAWASYKSGQFDIVDTVPKSDIQTAIKDGSAKSYPNLATYYLSINVSEQAKAVDPNAAKVLSDAKVRKALNLAIDRQSIVDNVTKGGQIPAHGMVGKGIIEADGKDFTDKTTYFDPKGNVEEAKKLLAEAGFPDGQGLPQLVLLYNPESGHGDTMQAIQDMWKKIGVNVELQSQEWKVFLSTRVAKNYEIARDGWNADYVDPMTFLDMFISTSAQNNSGYNNPKFDTVINAAKKELDTTKRMDLLHQAEDMLMADMPVIPLYYYTRTIGIKDYVKDARVSVMNSIYFKNAYVEGKK; via the coding sequence ATGAAGACAAGTAAAGCAAAAAAAATATGTGCAATAGCTTTAGCAGCAACTCTTGGAATGTCAATCTTAACTGGTTGTGGTTCTAAAAGTGATGATAAAGCAGGAAGTGCAAGTAAGCAAGAAATAACGTATAACTTAGGAGCAGATCCAAGAACTTTAGATCCAGCATTAAATACAGATACTACAGGAACTACTGTATTAGTAAATGCTTTTACAGGTCTATGTGAATTAGACGAAAATGAAAAAGCAACTAAGGGTGATGCTGAAAGCTGGGAAGTATCAGCAGATGGATTAACATATACTTTTAAGCTAAGAAAAGATCTTAAATGGTCAAATGGAGATCCACTTAAGGCAAGCGATTATGAATATGAATGGAAGAGATTACTAAATCCTGAAACAGCATCTGAATATTCATATCAATTATTGTACCTTAAGGGAGCAGAAGCATATAATACAGGAAAAGGAAGTGCAGATGCTGTTGGAGTTAAGGCAACTGATGATACTACATTAGTAGTTACTTTAGAAGCACCAACACCATATTTCTTAGAATTAACATCACAACCATTCTATTATCCAGTAAATCAAAAGGTCGTTGAAAGCAATAAAGATTGGGCAACTGATGCAAAAACTTTAGTTTCAAATGGACCTTTTAAAATTACAGATTATAAAATGAAAGATCAAGTAGTATTAGAAAAAAATGAAAATTATTATGATAAAGATTCTGTAAAACTAGATAAATTAACAATGAAACTAGTTGCAGAAGAAACTTCAGCATGGGCAAGTTATAAATCAGGCCAATTTGATATAGTTGATACAGTTCCAAAATCAGACATACAAACAGCAATAAAGGACGGTAGTGCTAAGTCATATCCTAATTTAGCAACTTACTACTTATCAATAAATGTTTCAGAACAAGCAAAAGCAGTAGATCCAAATGCTGCTAAAGTTTTAAGTGATGCAAAGGTAAGAAAGGCTTTAAATCTTGCGATAGACAGACAATCAATTGTTGACAATGTAACTAAAGGTGGACAAATTCCTGCTCATGGTATGGTAGGAAAGGGAATTATAGAAGCTGATGGAAAAGATTTTACAGACAAAACTACTTACTTTGATCCAAAGGGAAATGTAGAAGAAGCTAAAAAATTATTAGCTGAAGCAGGCTTCCCAGATGGTCAAGGATTACCACAACTTGTATTACTTTATAACCCAGAAAGTGGTCATGGAGACACAATGCAAGCTATTCAAGATATGTGGAAAAAGATAGGTGTAAATGTTGAACTTCAAAGTCAAGAATGGAAAGTATTCTTATCAACAAGAGTTGCAAAGAACTATGAAATTGCAAGAGATGGATGGAATGCTGACTATGTAGATCCAATGACTTTCTTAGATATGTTTATATCAACTTCTGCACAAAATAACTCTGGATATAACAATCCAAAGTTTGATACAGTTATTAATGCTGCAAAGAAAGAACTAGATACTACAAAGAGAATGGATTTATTACATCAAGCAGAAGACATGTTAATGGCAGATATGCCAGTTATTCCTTTATACTACTATACAAGAACAATAGGAATAAAAGATTATGTTAAGGATGCAAGAGTATCTGTAATGAATAGCATTTACTTTAAAAATGCTTATGTAGAAGGCAAAAAATAA
- a CDS encoding peptide ABC transporter ATP-binding protein — translation MEDNKDVILEVKDLCKYFPAKKGLFKGKSYVKAVDRVSFSINRGETLGLVGESGCGKTTTGRTILKLYEPTSGQIIFNGKDITKNSVKDMVPLRKEMQMIFQDPYASLNPRMTVGDIIGEALDVHKLLTGEARTERIRSLLSKVGLASDHINRYPHEFSGGQRQRIGIARALAVEPSLIICDEPISALDVSIQAQVINMLEELQEELGLTYLFIAHDLSMVKHISTHIGVMYLGRMVEKGESNKVYSEGLHPYTQALLSAVPIPDPDAAKNSQRIVLEGDIPSPIDPPPGCRFKGRCKYAKPICSEVDPELKEVKPGHFVACHLYD, via the coding sequence GTGGAAGATAATAAAGATGTAATTTTAGAAGTAAAAGATTTATGCAAATACTTCCCTGCAAAGAAGGGCTTATTTAAAGGCAAAAGTTATGTTAAAGCAGTAGATAGAGTTTCATTTTCAATTAATAGAGGAGAGACTTTAGGACTAGTAGGTGAATCTGGTTGTGGTAAGACAACTACAGGAAGAACTATATTAAAGCTTTATGAACCAACATCAGGCCAAATAATATTTAATGGAAAAGATATAACAAAAAATTCAGTTAAGGATATGGTGCCCCTTAGAAAAGAAATGCAAATGATTTTCCAAGATCCATATGCATCATTAAATCCAAGAATGACTGTTGGCGATATAATTGGTGAAGCTCTTGATGTTCATAAACTATTAACAGGAGAGGCAAGAACAGAAAGAATAAGAAGCCTTTTATCAAAGGTTGGTCTTGCAAGTGACCATATAAATAGATACCCTCATGAGTTTTCAGGAGGACAAAGACAAAGAATAGGTATTGCAAGAGCATTGGCTGTAGAGCCTTCTTTAATAATATGCGATGAACCAATATCAGCTCTTGATGTTTCAATTCAAGCGCAAGTTATAAACATGCTTGAAGAACTTCAAGAAGAATTAGGATTAACTTATCTTTTTATAGCTCATGATCTTTCAATGGTTAAACATATATCAACTCATATTGGAGTTATGTATCTTGGAAGAATGGTTGAAAAGGGAGAAAGTAATAAAGTATATTCAGAAGGATTACATCCATATACACAAGCGTTACTTTCAGCAGTGCCAATACCAGATCCAGATGCTGCTAAAAATAGTCAAAGAATAGTTTTAGAAGGAGATATTCCTTCTCCAATAGATCCACCACCAGGTTGCAGATTTAAAGGAAGATGTAAATATGCGAAACCAATTTGTTCAGAAGTAGATCCTGAATTGAAAGAAGTTAAACCGGGGCATTTTGTGGCATGTCACTTATATGATTAA
- a CDS encoding peptide ABC transporter ATP-binding protein, translated as MENLLDIKDLQTSFKTSAGEVHAVRGVSFYLEKGEALGIVGESGCGKSVTMMSIMRLLADNGRLAGGEIHFDGRDISNIKESQMEAIRGNDIGMIFQDPMTSLNPVYTIGDQLMEPLLKHRKISRKEARIQAIKMLGLVGIPSPEKRMKQYPHEFSGGMRQRAMIAMSLICEPKLIIADEPTTALDVTIQAQILDLLKDIKEKLNTSIILITHDLGVVADVCTKINVMYGGIIVETGTTEDIFYRGKHPYTWGLLRSIPNPKEDVKEKLVPIEGQPPDLLNPPVGCPFAARCDYAMKICLQKQPPQFKVGEKHEVACWLCHEDAPKVESPIRRKK; from the coding sequence ATGGAAAATTTATTAGATATAAAAGACTTACAAACTTCCTTTAAAACTAGTGCTGGTGAAGTTCATGCAGTAAGAGGGGTATCTTTTTATTTAGAAAAGGGAGAAGCATTAGGTATAGTTGGAGAATCAGGTTGCGGTAAAAGTGTTACTATGATGTCAATTATGAGACTACTTGCTGATAATGGAAGACTTGCAGGTGGAGAAATACATTTTGATGGTAGAGACATTTCAAATATTAAAGAATCTCAAATGGAAGCTATAAGAGGAAATGATATAGGAATGATATTTCAAGACCCTATGACATCATTAAACCCAGTATATACAATAGGGGATCAATTAATGGAGCCTCTATTAAAACATAGAAAAATTAGTAGAAAAGAAGCGAGAATACAAGCAATAAAAATGCTTGGATTAGTTGGAATACCAAGTCCTGAAAAAAGAATGAAGCAATATCCTCATGAATTTTCAGGTGGTATGAGACAAAGAGCTATGATAGCAATGAGTTTGATTTGTGAACCAAAGCTTATTATAGCAGATGAACCAACAACAGCATTAGATGTTACAATTCAAGCTCAAATTTTAGACTTGTTGAAAGATATAAAAGAAAAGCTTAATACGTCAATAATTTTAATAACTCATGATTTAGGAGTTGTTGCAGACGTATGTACTAAAATCAATGTAATGTATGGTGGAATAATAGTAGAAACTGGAACTACAGAAGATATATTTTACAGAGGAAAACATCCTTATACTTGGGGGCTTTTAAGAAGTATTCCAAATCCTAAGGAAGATGTTAAAGAAAAACTTGTTCCGATTGAAGGACAACCACCAGATTTATTAAATCCACCAGTTGGATGTCCATTTGCAGCTAGATGCGATTATGCAATGAAGATTTGTCTTCAAAAACAACCTCCACAGTTTAAAGTAGGAGAAAAACATGAAGTGGCATGTTGGTTATGTCATGAAGATGCACCAAAAGTTGAATCACCTATAAGGAGGAAAAAGTAG
- a CDS encoding diguanylate cyclase encodes MENQLKINKDLFTPLSEEEKKIEVSIRPSVGYWKDAWTRLKKDKLALGSLIVIIVVVLAAIFIPVFSQYDYAANELSATYLKPSAEHWFGTDNLGRDIFVRIFYGARYSLAIAVLAAFINLVIGVIYGGIAGFFGGFVDTILMRIVDVISSIPLTIYVIIFMAILNKPGAAGSGLLTIVLALSISYWIGMARIVRGDVLQLKQQEFVLAAKSLGASNFRILIRHLIPNCMGSIMVTLTLLIPEAVFTEAFLSFLGLGIAAPRASLGTLANEAMQGIYSYPYQLMFPSAMICIIILAFNLFGDGLSQALDPKNKR; translated from the coding sequence ATGGAAAACCAATTAAAAATCAACAAGGACTTATTTACTCCTCTAAGCGAAGAAGAAAAGAAAATAGAGGTGTCAATTAGACCTAGTGTTGGATACTGGAAAGATGCTTGGACGAGATTGAAAAAAGATAAATTAGCATTAGGATCGTTAATTGTAATAATAGTAGTTGTTCTTGCAGCTATTTTTATTCCAGTTTTCTCTCAATATGATTATGCTGCAAATGAGTTATCGGCAACTTATTTAAAACCTTCAGCAGAACATTGGTTTGGAACAGATAATCTTGGAAGAGATATATTCGTTAGAATTTTTTATGGAGCAAGATATTCATTAGCTATTGCAGTTTTAGCAGCATTTATAAATTTAGTCATTGGAGTAATATATGGTGGAATAGCAGGTTTCTTTGGTGGATTCGTAGATACTATATTAATGAGAATCGTGGATGTTATATCTTCAATCCCATTAACTATATATGTAATAATCTTTATGGCTATTTTAAATAAGCCAGGAGCAGCAGGAAGTGGTCTTTTAACAATTGTATTAGCTCTTTCAATATCATATTGGATTGGGATGGCTAGAATAGTAAGAGGAGATGTACTTCAATTAAAACAACAAGAATTTGTTCTTGCTGCAAAGTCATTAGGTGCATCAAATTTTAGAATATTAATAAGACATTTAATACCAAACTGCATGGGATCAATAATGGTTACATTAACATTATTAATTCCAGAAGCTGTATTTACTGAAGCGTTTTTAAGCTTTTTAGGACTAGGAATTGCAGCACCAAGAGCATCACTTGGAACATTAGCAAATGAAGCAATGCAAGGCATTTATTCATATCCATATCAATTAATGTTTCCATCAGCAATGATTTGTATAATCATACTAGCGTTTAACCTTTTTGGTGATGGATTAAGTCAAGCATTAGATCCTAAGAACAAGAGATAG